A window from Pseudonocardia cypriaca encodes these proteins:
- the glp gene encoding gephyrin-like molybdotransferase Glp: MTREFFTAKTVGEALAGFRPARRTAVEDVRLADALHRVPAADVRAPTAMPGFARSTVDGYAVRAADTYGASEGLPSYLDLAGAVRMGAAPTVTVSHGKCVAIPTGAVLPDGADAVVMVEHTAETMPGTIEVTRPVAPGSGLVRADEDAAAGDVLVGAGRPLRAPQLGFLAAAGVTTVEVHARPRVAIVSTGDEVVPPETPTLAPGQVRDATASALAGLVRDAGGEPVMAGIVPDDRGALESTLRSALADADLVVVSAGSSVGARDETAGAVAALGEIWCHGLAVKPGKPTLLAECGGVPLVGLPGNPLSALVVFRLVGVPLVWRLAGAAEPPPEPTVRARLSRDLASATGRLDVVQVAVRDGVAEPLFGPSALLSVLARADGYLVVPEPATGLDGGTDVEVILYR; encoded by the coding sequence GTGACTCGCGAGTTCTTCACAGCGAAGACGGTCGGCGAGGCGCTGGCCGGGTTCCGACCCGCCCGGCGCACCGCCGTCGAGGACGTCCGGCTCGCCGACGCGCTGCACCGGGTGCCGGCCGCGGACGTGCGCGCGCCCACGGCGATGCCCGGCTTCGCCCGCTCCACGGTGGACGGCTACGCCGTCCGGGCCGCCGACACCTACGGCGCCTCCGAGGGCCTGCCCTCATACCTCGACCTGGCCGGAGCCGTGCGGATGGGCGCAGCGCCCACCGTCACCGTGTCGCACGGCAAGTGCGTGGCGATCCCGACCGGTGCCGTGCTGCCGGACGGGGCCGACGCGGTGGTCATGGTCGAGCACACGGCGGAGACCATGCCCGGCACGATCGAGGTGACCCGGCCGGTCGCACCGGGCTCCGGGCTGGTCCGGGCCGACGAGGACGCCGCAGCGGGTGACGTGCTGGTGGGTGCCGGTCGGCCACTGCGCGCCCCGCAGCTCGGGTTCCTGGCCGCAGCCGGTGTGACGACCGTGGAGGTGCACGCCCGCCCGCGGGTCGCGATCGTGTCCACCGGCGACGAGGTGGTGCCGCCGGAGACGCCCACGCTCGCCCCCGGCCAGGTCCGCGACGCCACGGCGTCGGCGCTGGCGGGGCTGGTCCGCGACGCAGGCGGGGAACCGGTGATGGCCGGGATCGTCCCGGACGACCGGGGCGCCCTGGAGTCCACACTGCGGTCGGCACTCGCCGACGCCGACCTGGTGGTCGTCTCGGCCGGGTCGTCGGTCGGGGCCCGCGACGAGACGGCGGGCGCGGTGGCCGCGCTGGGCGAGATCTGGTGCCACGGGCTGGCCGTCAAGCCGGGCAAACCGACGTTGCTGGCCGAGTGCGGGGGTGTTCCGCTGGTCGGGCTGCCCGGCAACCCGCTGTCCGCGCTCGTGGTGTTCCGGCTGGTCGGGGTGCCACTGGTGTGGCGGCTCGCCGGCGCTGCGGAACCACCGCCGGAGCCGACCGTGCGCGCCCGGCTGAGCCGCGACCTGGCCTCCGCCACCGGCCGGCTGGACGTCGTGCAGGTCGCCGTCCGCGACGGCGTCGCCGAGCCGCTGTTCGGGCCCTCCGCGCTGCTGTCCGTGCTGGCGCGGGCCGACGGCTACCTCGTCGTGCCCGAGCCGGCGACCGGCCTCGACGGGGGCACCGACGTGGAGGTCATCCTGTACCGATGA
- a CDS encoding UDP-glucose dehydrogenase family protein — MFARRIAVIGSGYVGLTTGACLASLGHRVVCADVDEAKVERLRRGVVDILEPGLPELVVENQAAGRLEFVLGARDAVAGRDGEPVEVVFLCVPTPMGEGGAADLTAVRAVATEIRQLLPAGCVVVNKSTVPVGTAEATRKLLKRRDIAVVSNPEFLREGSAVHDFLHPDRIVVGSDAQDAAERVAALYSRLGAPTVLTDAASAEMVKYAANCFLAMKLSYVNALAELCDVLGADVADVTEGMGHDRRIGQAFLQPGPGWGGSCLPKDTNALVQVAAAAGIELPLVTASIATNERQRHIVVDKIADAVGGDLAGKRLGLLGLTFKAGTDDLRDSPALAVARLLRDGGAELTAYDPGCPAAVPGVTDCVTVADEPLRAAKDADALVVLTEWPEFRSLDWGAVAGALAGRVVVDCRNLLDPDVLRRAGISWVGVGRR; from the coding sequence ATGTTCGCCCGGCGCATCGCTGTGATCGGTTCCGGCTACGTCGGTCTCACGACGGGCGCCTGCCTCGCCTCGCTCGGCCACCGCGTGGTCTGCGCGGACGTCGACGAGGCGAAGGTCGAGCGGCTGCGCCGGGGCGTCGTCGACATCCTCGAGCCGGGCCTGCCGGAGCTGGTGGTCGAGAACCAGGCGGCGGGGCGGCTCGAGTTCGTGCTGGGCGCGCGGGACGCGGTGGCGGGGCGCGACGGAGAGCCGGTCGAGGTGGTGTTCCTCTGCGTGCCCACCCCGATGGGCGAGGGCGGCGCCGCCGACCTGACCGCGGTGCGGGCGGTCGCGACCGAGATCAGGCAGCTGCTCCCGGCGGGGTGCGTCGTCGTCAACAAGTCGACGGTGCCCGTCGGCACGGCGGAGGCCACCCGCAAGCTGCTGAAGCGGCGCGACATCGCGGTGGTGAGCAACCCCGAGTTCCTGCGCGAGGGCTCCGCGGTGCACGACTTCCTGCACCCGGACCGGATCGTCGTCGGCAGCGACGCCCAGGACGCCGCCGAGCGGGTGGCGGCGCTCTACTCCCGGCTCGGCGCGCCGACGGTGCTCACCGACGCGGCCAGCGCGGAGATGGTGAAGTACGCCGCCAACTGCTTCCTCGCGATGAAGCTGTCGTACGTCAACGCGCTCGCCGAGCTGTGCGACGTGCTCGGCGCCGATGTCGCGGACGTCACCGAGGGCATGGGGCACGACCGGCGGATCGGGCAGGCGTTCCTCCAGCCCGGTCCCGGGTGGGGCGGCTCCTGCCTGCCGAAGGACACGAACGCGCTGGTGCAGGTGGCGGCCGCGGCGGGGATCGAGCTGCCGCTGGTCACCGCGAGCATCGCCACCAACGAGCGCCAGCGCCACATCGTGGTCGACAAGATCGCCGACGCCGTCGGAGGCGACCTCGCCGGCAAGCGGCTCGGCCTGCTCGGGCTCACCTTCAAGGCGGGCACCGACGACCTGCGCGACTCGCCCGCGCTGGCCGTCGCGCGGCTGCTGCGCGACGGCGGCGCCGAGCTGACGGCCTACGACCCGGGCTGCCCCGCGGCCGTGCCGGGCGTCACCGACTGCGTCACCGTGGCCGACGAGCCGCTGCGGGCCGCGAAGGACGCCGATGCGCTGGTGGTGCTGACCGAGTGGCCCGAGTTCCGGTCGCTCGACTGGGGCGCGGTGGCCGGGGCGCTCGCCGGCCGCGTGGTGGTCGACTGCCGCAACCTGCTCGACCCAGACGTGTTGCGCCGGGCGGGGATCAGCTGGGTCGGGGTCGGCCGCCGCTGA
- a CDS encoding NAD(P)H-dependent oxidoreductase subunit E yields the protein MTTADELASKVTDRAAEVRGRRVPGVEGRAGKFPGPSLIPALNAIQARLGWLPREELVELSRDARRPLYEIEGLISFYPHFRTEPPTKVALHVCHDLPCFLRGGEARLAELRERYGEDAEVELVEVSCLGRCDTAPAVAVNERPAPVEDADALVAGARGGDVGATPANVRTEPWPNDPYPAGSRVADRYASLRALLAGELDPDTVVQTLKDSGLRGMGGAGFPTGQKWGLVRSTQPGGVKYAICNADESEPGTFKDRQILATQPHLVLEGLLLGMAVVGAEQGWVFIRHEYGPEEHVLREELDALRAAGVIGPDACGSGRRLDVEVFVSPGGYILGEETALLECMEGHRGEPRNKPPFPGNYGLHGRPTLMNSVETFADVPVILQRGAQWWADQGAGDSVGWKFFAVSGHVERPDVYCVPMGTTVRELIELAGGVSDGRQVGAVQPGGASSNFIGPDKLDMPLDFGTAVENGTMLGSGAMVVLAEGTDLLAASTNVLRFFRDESCGKCVPCRVGSTKAHTILRDAVETGSDLDDDQRAHILRLEEVMRKTSICGLGQVALGPVVSVLGLDKGGAAARPQPRPEGAEDQPDR from the coding sequence ATGACAACCGCGGACGAGCTCGCGAGCAAGGTGACCGACCGGGCCGCCGAGGTCAGGGGGCGGCGGGTGCCCGGCGTGGAGGGACGGGCCGGGAAGTTCCCCGGGCCGTCGCTGATCCCCGCGCTGAACGCGATCCAGGCCCGGCTGGGGTGGCTGCCGCGCGAGGAGCTGGTGGAGCTCTCCCGCGACGCCCGGCGCCCGCTCTACGAGATCGAGGGCCTGATCTCGTTCTACCCGCACTTCCGCACCGAGCCGCCGACGAAGGTCGCGCTGCACGTCTGCCACGACCTGCCGTGCTTCCTGCGCGGCGGCGAGGCCCGGCTGGCCGAGCTGCGCGAGCGCTACGGCGAGGACGCCGAGGTCGAGCTGGTCGAGGTCTCCTGCCTGGGCCGCTGCGACACCGCGCCTGCGGTGGCGGTCAACGAACGACCCGCGCCCGTCGAGGACGCCGACGCGCTCGTCGCCGGTGCGCGCGGCGGCGACGTCGGCGCCACCCCGGCGAACGTGCGCACCGAGCCGTGGCCCAACGACCCGTACCCGGCCGGATCGCGCGTTGCCGACCGGTACGCCAGCCTGCGCGCGCTCCTGGCGGGCGAGCTGGACCCGGACACCGTCGTGCAGACGCTGAAGGACTCCGGGCTGCGCGGGATGGGCGGGGCCGGGTTCCCGACCGGGCAGAAGTGGGGCCTGGTCCGCAGCACGCAGCCCGGCGGCGTCAAGTACGCGATCTGCAACGCCGACGAGTCCGAGCCGGGCACGTTCAAGGACCGCCAGATCCTCGCCACCCAACCGCACCTGGTGCTGGAGGGCCTGCTGCTGGGCATGGCGGTCGTCGGGGCCGAGCAGGGCTGGGTGTTCATCCGCCACGAGTACGGCCCGGAGGAGCACGTCCTGCGCGAGGAGCTGGACGCACTGCGCGCGGCCGGCGTGATCGGGCCGGACGCCTGCGGCAGCGGGCGGCGGCTGGACGTCGAGGTGTTCGTCTCCCCCGGCGGCTACATCCTCGGCGAGGAGACCGCGCTCCTGGAGTGCATGGAGGGCCACCGCGGCGAGCCGCGCAACAAGCCGCCGTTCCCCGGCAACTACGGCCTGCACGGCAGGCCGACGCTGATGAACTCGGTGGAGACCTTCGCCGACGTGCCGGTGATCCTGCAGCGCGGCGCGCAGTGGTGGGCCGACCAGGGCGCGGGCGACTCGGTGGGCTGGAAGTTCTTCGCCGTCTCCGGGCACGTCGAACGACCGGACGTCTACTGCGTGCCGATGGGCACCACGGTGCGCGAGCTGATCGAGCTGGCGGGCGGCGTCAGCGACGGCCGGCAGGTCGGCGCGGTGCAGCCGGGCGGCGCGTCGTCGAACTTCATCGGCCCGGACAAGCTGGACATGCCGCTGGACTTCGGCACCGCGGTGGAGAACGGCACGATGCTCGGCTCCGGTGCGATGGTCGTGCTGGCCGAGGGCACCGACCTGCTCGCGGCGTCGACCAACGTGCTGCGGTTCTTCCGCGACGAGTCGTGCGGCAAGTGCGTGCCGTGCCGGGTGGGCTCCACCAAGGCGCACACGATCCTGCGCGACGCCGTCGAGACCGGTTCGGACCTGGACGACGACCAGCGGGCGCACATCCTGCGGCTCGAGGAGGTCATGCGCAAGACCTCCATCTGCGGGCTGGGCCAGGTCGCGCTGGGACCGGTGGTCAGCGTGCTCGGGCTGGACAAGGGCGGTGCGGCCGCCCGGCCGCAGCCCCGCCCGGAGGGCGCGGAGGACCAGCCGGACCGGTGA
- a CDS encoding cytoplasmic protein: MCTDPVETDPDFYSVVFENERVRVLEYRDHPGDRTSMHSHPDMVIIPLSTFRRRLTLDGGRTVEVEKRAHDAGWVPATAHAGENIGDTDSHSLFVELK, translated from the coding sequence ATGTGCACCGACCCCGTCGAGACGGATCCGGACTTCTACTCGGTGGTCTTCGAGAACGAGCGCGTGCGGGTGCTGGAGTACCGCGACCACCCGGGCGACCGCACCTCGATGCACAGCCACCCGGACATGGTGATCATCCCGCTGTCCACGTTCCGCAGGCGGCTCACGCTGGACGGCGGGCGCACGGTCGAGGTCGAGAAGCGGGCGCACGACGCGGGCTGGGTGCCGGCGACGGCACACGCGGGCGAGAACATCGGCGACACCGACTCGCACTCGCTGTTCGTCGAGCTCAAGTGA
- a CDS encoding molybdopterin biosynthesis protein → MTSPFVSDIPAEQARRAWRDACAAAGCPPRVDAVVLPVGEAVGRVTAESVWARRSSPAFDSAAMDGIAVRSAETVGAAETTPVLLDDFAVVDTGDPLPGGYDAVVMREHVHHTPDGRAELRAAVPPYQHVRSIGEDISATELLLPEGHRLRPVDVAACAAAGVVELLVRRKPRVVIIPTGDEIRPVGTELGPGEIADTNSMMLAAQAAEIGCDARTTGIVADDPDLITAAVRDAAGDADLVILIAGSSAGRDDYTARVVAAAGALAVHGVAVRPGHPVVLGTVAGDPATPILGAPGYPVSAALTFDIFAAPMLAALEGASPRERPTTTARLARKLASAIGSDDWVRVRLGRVGGDVVATPLPRAAGVLTSLVRADGLLVVPAGVEGHHAGEQVRVELLRGLADVERTIVAIGSHDLVLDVAASALRAADPLITLASSNVGSLGGLVALRDGLCHVAGSHLLDPATGEYTLPYLDRIFGPHADLAVVRLVHRDQGLLVAPGNPLGLTGIADLTRPDLRYVNRQRGAGTRVLLDHELGKRGIDPTTISGYSREEHTHLGVAAAVAAGRADTGLGIQAAARAFGLDFVPVAREPYDLVLRAAGLDDEVLAPLWALLEQHDFRNEVEKLGGYSCAETGRRIR, encoded by the coding sequence ATGACGAGCCCGTTCGTGTCCGACATCCCCGCCGAGCAGGCCCGGCGGGCGTGGCGCGACGCCTGCGCCGCCGCGGGCTGCCCGCCCCGGGTCGACGCGGTGGTGCTGCCGGTCGGGGAGGCGGTCGGGCGCGTCACCGCGGAGTCGGTGTGGGCCCGGCGCTCCTCCCCCGCGTTCGACTCGGCGGCCATGGACGGCATCGCCGTGCGGTCCGCCGAGACCGTGGGCGCCGCCGAGACCACCCCCGTGCTGCTCGACGACTTCGCGGTGGTCGACACCGGGGACCCGCTTCCCGGCGGCTACGACGCCGTCGTCATGCGCGAGCACGTGCACCACACCCCGGACGGGCGCGCCGAGCTGCGCGCCGCGGTGCCGCCGTACCAGCACGTCCGCTCGATCGGCGAGGACATCAGCGCTACGGAACTGCTGCTGCCGGAGGGCCACCGGCTGCGCCCGGTCGACGTCGCCGCCTGCGCCGCGGCGGGCGTCGTCGAGCTGCTGGTGCGCCGCAAGCCCCGAGTGGTGATCATCCCGACCGGCGACGAGATCCGGCCCGTCGGCACCGAGCTGGGCCCCGGCGAGATCGCCGACACCAACTCGATGATGCTCGCTGCGCAGGCCGCCGAGATCGGCTGCGATGCCCGGACCACCGGCATCGTCGCCGACGACCCCGACCTGATCACGGCCGCCGTCCGGGACGCCGCAGGCGACGCGGACCTGGTGATCCTGATCGCCGGTTCGAGCGCCGGGCGCGACGACTACACCGCGCGGGTGGTCGCGGCCGCAGGTGCCCTCGCCGTCCACGGGGTGGCGGTGCGCCCCGGGCACCCGGTCGTCCTCGGGACCGTCGCGGGCGACCCGGCCACGCCGATCCTCGGGGCTCCCGGCTACCCGGTCTCGGCCGCGCTGACCTTCGACATCTTCGCCGCGCCGATGCTGGCCGCGCTCGAGGGCGCCTCCCCGCGGGAGCGCCCGACCACCACGGCCCGGCTGGCCCGCAAGCTGGCCTCGGCCATCGGCTCCGACGACTGGGTGCGCGTCCGGCTGGGCCGCGTCGGCGGCGATGTCGTCGCGACGCCCCTTCCGCGCGCGGCCGGCGTGCTGACCTCGCTGGTCCGCGCCGACGGCCTGCTGGTCGTCCCGGCCGGGGTCGAGGGCCACCACGCGGGCGAGCAGGTGAGGGTGGAGCTGCTGCGCGGCCTGGCCGACGTCGAGCGCACGATCGTCGCGATCGGCTCGCACGACCTGGTCCTCGACGTCGCAGCGTCGGCGCTGCGCGCGGCCGACCCGTTGATCACGCTGGCCTCGTCGAACGTCGGGTCGCTCGGCGGGCTGGTGGCGCTGCGCGACGGGCTGTGCCACGTGGCCGGCTCGCACCTGCTCGACCCCGCCACCGGCGAGTACACGCTGCCGTACCTGGACCGGATCTTCGGCCCGCACGCAGACCTGGCCGTGGTTCGGCTGGTACACCGGGACCAGGGCCTCCTGGTCGCTCCCGGCAATCCGCTCGGCCTCACCGGTATCGCCGACCTCACCCGCCCCGACCTGCGCTACGTCAACCGCCAGCGCGGCGCGGGCACGCGCGTGCTGCTCGACCACGAGCTGGGCAAGCGGGGCATCGACCCGACGACGATCAGCGGCTACTCCCGCGAGGAGCACACCCACCTGGGCGTGGCCGCGGCCGTCGCGGCCGGCCGTGCCGACACGGGCCTCGGCATCCAGGCCGCGGCCCGCGCCTTCGGGCTGGACTTCGTCCCGGTCGCCCGCGAGCCGTACGACCTCGTCCTGCGTGCTGCCGGGCTGGACGACGAGGTGCTCGCACCGCTGTGGGCCCTTCTGGAACAGCACGACTTCCGCAACGAGGTGGAGAAGCTCGGCGGCTACTCCTGCGCCGAGACCGGTCGGCGAATCCGGTAG
- a CDS encoding TetR family transcriptional regulator, which produces MTTPAAVPYEQTGRRNQKARTRDALVAAARELLGAGVTPTVEEAAAHAAVSRTTAYRYFPNQRALVGAAHPEIDRTSLLPDDPPDDPGERLALVVAETTRIVLDWEPQLRASLRLSLEPGQEPTGPVLRRGRVIGWLEDALAPLATSHPELDRRRLATAIRAATGIEAFVWLVDVAGLPREDAASTMRWTARALLRSAMVDGGPPV; this is translated from the coding sequence ATGACAACCCCCGCGGCAGTCCCTTACGAGCAGACGGGCCGTCGCAACCAGAAGGCCCGCACCCGGGACGCGCTGGTCGCGGCCGCGCGAGAGCTGCTGGGCGCCGGCGTCACGCCCACCGTCGAGGAGGCGGCCGCACACGCCGCGGTGTCGCGCACCACGGCGTACCGCTACTTCCCCAACCAGCGCGCGCTGGTCGGCGCTGCCCACCCGGAGATCGATCGGACGTCGCTGCTCCCCGACGACCCGCCGGACGATCCGGGGGAGCGGCTCGCGCTCGTCGTCGCCGAGACCACGCGGATCGTGCTCGACTGGGAGCCACAGCTGCGCGCGTCGCTGCGGTTGTCGCTGGAGCCGGGGCAGGAGCCGACGGGGCCGGTGCTGCGCCGGGGCCGCGTCATCGGCTGGCTCGAGGACGCCCTCGCTCCGCTCGCGACGTCCCACCCGGAGCTCGACCGCAGGCGCCTCGCCACGGCGATCCGGGCGGCCACCGGCATCGAGGCGTTCGTCTGGCTGGTCGACGTCGCCGGTCTCCCGCGGGAGGATGCCGCTTCGACGATGCGGTGGACGGCCCGCGCGTTGCTCCGCTCGGCGATGGTCGATGGTGGCCCGCCGGTCTGA